A segment of the Methanothermococcus thermolithotrophicus DSM 2095 genome:
AATTATTCTTTTTCCTACGATGGTTTCCATTAAAACCCCATTGTATTCTGAGGTAACCTCGCCAATTATTTGAGCATTTTTTCCAAGAGGGTGACTTCTTAAAATTTCTAGAGCTCTTTCTGCATCATCCTTTTTAACTGCCATTACTACCTTACCTTCATTTGCAACTGTTAGGGGATCTATTCCAAGAGCATCGGCTATTGACTGCACTTCATCACTTATTGGTATTTTATCTTCATATATGGTTATTCCCAAACCGCTTTTTTCTGCCATCTCATTTAAGGAATCTGCCAAACCTCCCCTTGTAGGGTCCTTCATAGCATGAACTTCTATCCCCTCATCTAAAACCTTATGAATCAATTCATTCAAAGGTGCAACATCGGATTTTAAATCAGTCTCAAAATCAAATCCTTCCCTCGTAAGTAAAATCGCCATTCCATGTTCTCCAATATTTCCAGAAACTATTATGGTATCTCCTTCTTTCATTCCGCAGTCTCTTATCGCCTTTCCAGTATCCACAATCCCAATTCCTGCAGATGAGATTATAATATCATCTACATTTGAAACTTTTGTATCCCCGGTTATTACTGAAACATTTGCTTCTTTACAAGCTTCATTTATGGATTTCATGATTCTATCAAGTTTTTCTATATCAAAACCTTCTGGAAGTATCAAGGACAAGGAAATAGCAAGGGGTTTTGCCCCCATAACCGAAAGGTCGTTCACCGTACCACAGACAGATAATCTTCCAATATCGCCACCTGGGAAAAATATTGGCTTAACTGTATGACCGTCAACTGTAAAAACAATTTCTTTATCCCCTATAGGTATTGTCGATGCGTCATCTAGATCCTTTAATCCTATTCCTCCATTTACAGAGGTATTCTCCAAATTACCTAAAATTGTATTTTTAATTAGGTCTTGCATAACCTTTCCGCCAGCACCATGCATTCTAGTAATTCTCATAAAACCATCTCCAAATGTTTTAAAGCCATATGTCATATTATTCGATTATAATTTATAGTAGTGTGCATTTTAACTAACTTATAGATATTATAAAATTTAAAAATACAAAAAACTACTTTATTTTTAATTCAACGAATAATTAATATACCCATAAATAACTGTATTATTGGTGTAATGTAATATACACCACTATAATCCCCTATTCATCTAATACTTATAAATTATAATGTACATGTTATTATGATCTATAACTATTAATAATTCCAATTATCCAAATCGTATTATAAAAAGAATTTCTTAAAGAAATCGACAATTATATAAATTATCGTCCTTATATTGTTTAATAATATCATTTTAGTACTAATCACCATATGATTTTTTCTTATAAGAAAGGATGTGATAAATATGAACGCATTTTCATTTTTAAATATTAATACTAGAAATGGAGTAACAATGGTTTTAGACAAAGGTTTACCTCCCCATTTCACCAAAGACTACCTTAAAACCTGTGGAAAATACATAACATTTGCTAAATTTGGATGGGGAACCAGTGCAGTTCAAGAACGGGATGTTTTAAAAGAAAAAATAAGATACTACAAAGAATACGGAATTAAAGTGTATCCTGGAGGAACACTATTTGAAGCTTCTTTTTTAAAAGGGGTTTTTCAGGAATATTTGGATGAATGTAAAGAACTAGGATTTGAGTGTATAGAAATATCCGATGGTTCAATGGACTTAAGCCTGGAAGACCGAGCATATGCAATAAAGAAAGTTAAAAACGAAGGATTTCTTGCAATTACTGAAGTAGGAAAAAAGAGTATTGAAAAAGACAAAGAACTATCCATAGAGGACAGAATAGAACTTATAAATCACGACTTAAAAGCCGGAGCAGATTATGTGATTATGGAAGGAAGAGAAAGTGGTAGATCGATAGGACTATTCGACGAATGTGGAAAGATAAAGAAAGACGAACTTGAAACACTTGCTGAAAATGTAGATATTGAAAAAATTATCTTTGAAGCCCCAAATAAGAACCAGCAAGTTGAATTTATACTCAGATTTGGCAATAGTGTAAATTTAGGAAATATAGCTCATGATGAAGTTATTTCTTTAGAAACGTTGAGAAGAGGTTTAAGGGGAGATACCTTTGGAAAAATCTAATTGATCATACCCTGGATACGTAGTATTATAAACCTTAACTAAATCAAAATCATTGGCGGACATATAAACTGAGGGGTTCTAATAAAAGTTAGAGAATCAGCTGTAAAAAAGGAGAAATATTGGGGTAGTAAGGTCTACATGGAGTGTTGAATCAAATTTAATGAGCGTAAACCATTATTGGCGTAAAAAAGTTCATAACAGTGTGGTTACAAAAGTTGAAGAAAAAAGAGCTCGTATCCAGGTATGGATTTAAAAATCAGATAAATATATACTAAAAATTATAAACCTCTCTAATTTTTTCATTTGCGGCCCTTACAACACTCCTAAGTGGAATATTTAATTCATTTGCTATTTTTTTTAGATCTTCATACTCTGGCTTTATATTTACTACTTTATCCCCCAATTTTGAGATTTTAACATTGAATTGAAATTTTTTACCACATAATTTAATTTCATGCAGTTTTTCTGATCGACATGCTTTTATCTTTGTGAATTCGTTTATTCTTACCCCTAAAGTTCCTGTTTCTTCCATAAGAATTTCCACAAACTTTTCGTATTTTGAATAAGGGGCAATTACCGAAATAATATCCACAGGCCTGTTCTTTTTACCCATTGCAGATGTTACGAAAACATCAGGAGCTCCTTCTCTTAAAAGCCTTTCCACAGTATAGCCAATAACTTCCCCTGGAACATCATCCACATTTGTCTCAAGAATAACCGTTCTCTCTTTAAGTTTGGATGTCTCCATTCCTTCAACTACCCTAAGAACATTTGGGATGTCCTTCATCCTCCTTATCCCTGCCCCATAACCTACCTTAATTGGAGTTGTTGGAGGATAAACATCAACAATTTTATCTATAACATTTACCAAAATCGCAGCTCCTGTTGGTGTTGTAAGTTCAAAGTTTGCCTGTAAGTTTGAATACTTTATCTTATGTTTGCACAAAATTTCAAGGGTTGCAGGAGCTGGAGCTGGTATAATACCATGTTCCATTTTTACATGCCCTCCCCCAAGTGCTGGAGGTGTGGAATAGATATTTCCGTCTAAAAACCCATTTTTATCGAGTAAAAAGACAGAACCTACTACATCAAAAATGGTATCGAGAGAGGCCACCTCGTGAAGATGAAAATGATCTTTATGAAGTTTTTTTTCAGCATATATCAGATCATCTATAATATTTTCTGTTATTTTACGGGCTTTTTCGGACAAATTAAGTTTTTTAGATACTTTAACTATAGCATCCTTTAAATCTTTAGGATCCTCTAGTCTCTCCTCAGATATTTTCATGTCGAGTTTTTTTGCCATTATCCCATTTACCTTTTCTTCAACTACATCTACTTTAAACTCTTGGCAGTTTTCAAGTTCATTTATGGCATTTTCAAGTTGTTTAACTATTTCAAAAGATTCTGTGAGATCCAGAAGTGCAGAAATAAACATATCACCAGATATCCCGGCAATCTTTGGATCGATGATTAAAGTCTTCATAATTCCACCTATGAATAGTCGTTCCAACCATTTTTTACAATATTCTGCATTAATTGTGGAACGACTATAGAGAAAAGAATTAATTTTTTATATCTTTTAAATACTTTTATTTAAGTAAGATTTGTACAATTTATTTAACTATGTTATGGAGTCAGTCCCTATTTATTATATATTTATTCTCTTGCTTCAAATCTTGATTAGTATATTTGTTAGAGCTCGTAGAGAATTTTGTGTTTTGATAGTACCCCATGGTGATTAAATGTATATCTTAAAAATAGCCTACGATGGAAGATACAGTTTTC
Coding sequences within it:
- the hypE gene encoding hydrogenase expression/formation protein HypE encodes the protein MRITRMHGAGGKVMQDLIKNTILGNLENTSVNGGIGLKDLDDASTIPIGDKEIVFTVDGHTVKPIFFPGGDIGRLSVCGTVNDLSVMGAKPLAISLSLILPEGFDIEKLDRIMKSINEACKEANVSVITGDTKVSNVDDIIISSAGIGIVDTGKAIRDCGMKEGDTIIVSGNIGEHGMAILLTREGFDFETDLKSDVAPLNELIHKVLDEGIEVHAMKDPTRGGLADSLNEMAEKSGLGITIYEDKIPISDEVQSIADALGIDPLTVANEGKVVMAVKKDDAERALEILRSHPLGKNAQIIGEVTSEYNGVLMETIVGKRIIDTPIGDPIPRVC
- the comA gene encoding phosphosulfolactate synthase, with translation MNAFSFLNINTRNGVTMVLDKGLPPHFTKDYLKTCGKYITFAKFGWGTSAVQERDVLKEKIRYYKEYGIKVYPGGTLFEASFLKGVFQEYLDECKELGFECIEISDGSMDLSLEDRAYAIKKVKNEGFLAITEVGKKSIEKDKELSIEDRIELINHDLKAGADYVIMEGRESGRSIGLFDECGKIKKDELETLAENVDIEKIIFEAPNKNQQVEFILRFGNSVNLGNIAHDEVISLETLRRGLRGDTFGKI
- the larC gene encoding nickel pincer cofactor biosynthesis protein LarC, coding for MKTLIIDPKIAGISGDMFISALLDLTESFEIVKQLENAINELENCQEFKVDVVEEKVNGIMAKKLDMKISEERLEDPKDLKDAIVKVSKKLNLSEKARKITENIIDDLIYAEKKLHKDHFHLHEVASLDTIFDVVGSVFLLDKNGFLDGNIYSTPPALGGGHVKMEHGIIPAPAPATLEILCKHKIKYSNLQANFELTTPTGAAILVNVIDKIVDVYPPTTPIKVGYGAGIRRMKDIPNVLRVVEGMETSKLKERTVILETNVDDVPGEVIGYTVERLLREGAPDVFVTSAMGKKNRPVDIISVIAPYSKYEKFVEILMEETGTLGVRINEFTKIKACRSEKLHEIKLCGKKFQFNVKISKLGDKVVNIKPEYEDLKKIANELNIPLRSVVRAANEKIREVYNF